In Stutzerimonas stutzeri, a genomic segment contains:
- a CDS encoding YraN family protein: MTTSKQVSGQLAEDFAQRHLQTHGLRLLHRNWTCRNGELDLVMLDGDTVVFVEVRYRRHVAWGGALESVDLRKQQKLIKAAQLFLLRESRWAKHPCRFDVVAIAGTIGTAEQPNWIRNAFDS; this comes from the coding sequence TTGACGACCAGCAAACAGGTCAGCGGACAGCTCGCCGAGGACTTCGCGCAGCGCCATTTGCAAACGCACGGGCTGCGCCTGCTGCACCGGAACTGGACATGCCGTAACGGCGAGCTTGATCTGGTCATGCTCGATGGCGATACAGTAGTATTCGTCGAGGTTCGCTACCGGCGCCACGTGGCATGGGGTGGTGCGCTCGAGAGCGTTGACCTGCGCAAACAGCAGAAGCTGATCAAGGCAGCGCAGCTTTTTCTGCTAAGGGAGAGCCGCTGGGCGAAACACCCCTGCCGTTTTGACGTAGTCGCCATAGCGGGGACGATTGGCACCGCAGAACAGCCCAACTGGATCCGAAATGCGTTCGATAGCTGA
- a CDS encoding phosphoheptose isomerase → MDMQSRIRQLFQASIETKQNAMEVLAPSIEQAGQVMVNTLLSEGKILTCGNGGSAGDAQHFSSELLNRFERERPSLPAIALTTDSSTLTSIANDYSYNEVFSKQIRALGQPGDVLLAISTSGNSANVIQAIQAAHDREMVVVALTGRDGGGMASLLLPEDVEIRVPAKVTARIQEVHLLTIHCLCDLIDNQLFGSEE, encoded by the coding sequence ATGGATATGCAATCCCGTATACGTCAGCTTTTCCAGGCCAGCATAGAGACCAAGCAGAACGCTATGGAGGTGCTGGCGCCCAGCATCGAACAGGCCGGGCAAGTCATGGTCAACACGCTGCTCAGCGAAGGCAAGATCTTGACCTGTGGCAACGGCGGATCGGCCGGCGATGCACAGCATTTTTCTTCGGAGCTGCTCAACCGTTTCGAGCGGGAGCGCCCTAGCCTCCCTGCTATCGCTCTGACGACAGACAGTTCAACGCTGACTTCAATCGCTAATGACTACAGCTACAACGAGGTTTTTTCCAAGCAGATCCGAGCGCTTGGCCAGCCCGGTGATGTGCTGCTGGCGATCTCCACCAGCGGCAACTCAGCCAACGTCATCCAGGCGATACAGGCGGCGCATGACCGGGAGATGGTCGTGGTGGCGCTCACTGGTCGCGACGGCGGCGGAATGGCTTCCCTGTTGCTACCGGAAGATGTCGAGATTCGTGTGCCTGCGAAAGTGACCGCACGCATCCAGGAAGTTCATCTGCTCACCATCCACTGCCTGTGTGATCTGATCGATAACCAACTGTTCGGGAGCGAAGAATGA
- a CDS encoding BON domain-containing protein → MNSVRLHTLTLALCLAVTGCSSVLTATRDDPINDNRGTRTIGSTIDDSLIETKASVNIAKAHPDLDQASHIIVASYNGVVLLAGQVPREDLKQMAEQAASSVQRVKRVHNELQVLKPSSALARSNDSWLTTKIKTQMLADASVPGSRIKVITENGIVYLLGLVTRQEGDRATSVVQGVSGVQRIVKLFEYID, encoded by the coding sequence ATGAATTCGGTTCGACTGCACACGCTTACGCTTGCATTGTGCCTGGCCGTTACCGGCTGCAGCTCGGTTCTCACCGCCACGCGTGATGATCCCATCAATGACAACCGAGGAACCCGCACGATAGGCAGCACGATTGATGACTCCCTGATCGAAACGAAAGCCTCCGTAAATATCGCCAAGGCTCATCCGGATCTGGACCAGGCGTCACACATCATCGTTGCCAGTTACAACGGCGTGGTGCTGCTGGCCGGCCAAGTGCCACGTGAAGACCTCAAGCAAATGGCCGAGCAGGCTGCGAGCTCAGTACAGCGCGTCAAACGCGTACACAACGAGCTTCAAGTACTGAAACCCTCCTCCGCCCTGGCTCGCAGCAATGACTCCTGGCTGACCACTAAAATCAAAACACAGATGCTGGCCGACGCAAGCGTTCCCGGCTCACGCATAAAAGTCATCACAGAGAACGGCATCGTCTATCTGCTAGGTCTCGTTACTCGCCAGGAAGGCGATCGTGCAACGAGCGTCGTGCAAGGCGTTTCCGGCGTGCAACGCATCGTCAAGTTGTTCGAATATATCGACTAA
- a CDS encoding ClpXP protease specificity-enhancing factor, with the protein MTSSRPYLVRALYEWIVDNDCTPHLLVNVEHPGVRVPDGFASDGQIVLNVAPGAVRHLQMDNQAISFEGRFGGVPHGLHVPSAAIMAIYARENGQGMVFEIEPTPPDDSTPVDDSSAEPSASPRPASAGRPSLKVVK; encoded by the coding sequence ATGACTTCAAGCCGTCCTTATCTGGTTCGGGCGTTGTATGAGTGGATCGTCGACAATGACTGCACGCCGCATTTGCTGGTTAATGTCGAGCATCCGGGCGTTCGTGTGCCTGACGGATTCGCCAGTGATGGTCAGATCGTGCTGAACGTGGCGCCAGGCGCGGTTCGTCATCTTCAGATGGATAACCAGGCGATCAGTTTCGAAGGCCGCTTCGGTGGTGTCCCGCATGGCTTGCATGTTCCATCTGCTGCGATCATGGCAATCTATGCGCGGGAAAACGGGCAGGGCATGGTGTTCGAGATTGAGCCTACCCCACCTGACGACAGTACGCCCGTTGACGACTCGTCCGCAGAACCGAGCGCTTCGCCGCGTCCAGCTTCGGCAGGGCGCCCTAGCCTGAAAGTCGTGAAATAA
- a CDS encoding glutathione S-transferase N-terminal domain-containing protein, with amino-acid sequence MAATNRLACYSDPADHYSHRVRYVLAEKGVSVEIIDVNPAHCPVRLTEVNPYASVPTLVDRDLALYEPSVITEYLEERYPHPPLLPVYPVARANTRLLVHRVQRDWCALVDRIADRRTADTARAQARKELRESLTGVSPVFAEKAFFMSDEISLVDCCLLPILWRLPKLGIELPRAAKPLLDYMETNFAREAFQVSLSAVERGMR; translated from the coding sequence ATGGCCGCTACCAATCGGTTGGCCTGCTATTCCGATCCCGCCGACCATTATTCGCATCGGGTGCGCTATGTGCTTGCCGAAAAAGGGGTCAGCGTCGAGATAATCGACGTCAATCCGGCGCATTGTCCGGTCAGGTTGACCGAGGTAAACCCATACGCCAGCGTGCCGACACTGGTGGACCGTGATCTTGCGCTGTATGAGCCGAGCGTGATTACCGAGTACCTGGAAGAGCGATATCCCCATCCGCCATTGCTTCCGGTGTATCCGGTGGCCAGGGCCAACACCCGGCTGTTAGTGCATAGAGTTCAGCGGGACTGGTGTGCGCTGGTGGATCGGATCGCTGATCGACGTACTGCCGATACGGCGCGGGCCCAGGCGCGCAAGGAGCTGCGCGAGAGCCTTACAGGCGTATCGCCAGTCTTCGCCGAGAAGGCATTCTTCATGAGTGATGAGATCAGTCTGGTGGATTGTTGCCTGTTGCCTATCCTGTGGCGTTTGCCCAAACTCGGAATAGAGTTGCCGCGCGCGGCGAAACCGCTGCTCGATTACATGGAGACCAACTTTGCTCGCGAGGCCTTCCAGGTCAGTCTATCTGCCGTTGAGCGCGGCATGCGCTAA
- a CDS encoding cytochrome c1 produces the protein MKKQFAALILALVPAFGFAAGGGVHLDEVDVDLTDKVALQDGLKTFANYCMGCHSAQYQRYERVATDLGIPEDIMLDNVAFSGAKIGDHMKIGMKPDDAKTWFGAAPPDLTLVARVRGNDWLYTYLRSFYEDPTRPYGVNNTVFPNVGMPHVLAPLQGRQVLPSKLPEGESVACKQVQVVEDGKKQFDPLTGTPITHEDCHVMTVVEGTGKLTEAEYDEKIKNLVTFLAYSANPVKLESHRIGTYVLLFLAFFFVFAYLLKREYWKDVH, from the coding sequence ATGAAAAAGCAATTTGCTGCATTGATTCTTGCACTGGTGCCGGCATTTGGTTTCGCCGCTGGAGGCGGCGTTCACCTTGATGAAGTCGACGTTGATCTGACCGACAAGGTGGCGTTACAGGACGGCTTGAAAACGTTCGCCAACTACTGCATGGGCTGCCACAGCGCGCAATATCAGCGTTACGAGCGTGTCGCGACGGATCTGGGTATTCCCGAAGACATCATGCTCGACAACGTCGCCTTCAGTGGTGCCAAGATCGGCGACCACATGAAGATCGGGATGAAGCCGGATGATGCCAAAACCTGGTTCGGTGCGGCGCCGCCTGACCTGACCTTGGTGGCGCGGGTGCGGGGTAATGATTGGCTCTATACCTATCTGCGCAGCTTCTACGAGGACCCTACGCGTCCATATGGGGTTAACAACACCGTCTTCCCGAACGTAGGCATGCCTCACGTGCTGGCGCCGCTTCAGGGCCGTCAGGTGCTGCCGAGCAAGCTCCCTGAGGGTGAGTCGGTAGCGTGCAAGCAAGTTCAGGTCGTTGAGGATGGTAAAAAGCAGTTCGATCCGCTGACCGGCACTCCGATTACGCACGAGGATTGCCATGTCATGACGGTTGTGGAAGGCACTGGCAAGCTGACCGAGGCGGAGTACGACGAGAAGATCAAGAACCTGGTGACCTTCCTGGCGTACTCGGCAAATCCGGTTAAATTAGAGAGTCATCGGATAGGTACCTACGTACTGCTGTTCCTGGCGTTCTTCTTCGTATTCGCTTATTTGCTGAAGCGGGAATACTGGAAAGACGTCCACTGA
- a CDS encoding cytochrome b, producing the protein MSKFMEWVDARFPATKMWEDHLSKYYAPKNFNVLYFFGSLALLVLVNQILTGIWLTMSFEPSAEGAFASVEYIMRDVEYGWIIRYLHSTGASAFFVVVYLHMFRGILYGSYQKPRELVWIFGMMIYLALMAEAFMGYLLPWGQMSYWGAQVIISLFGAIPVIGGDLTQWIRGDYLISGITLNRFFALHVIALPIVILGLVVLHILALHEVGSNNPMGVDIKKSKNEAGVPLDGIPFHPYYTVKDIVGVVVFLFVFCAIVFFFPEMGGYFLEKPNFEVANAFKTPEHIAPVWYFTPYYAILRAIPDKLLGVIAMGAAIAVLFVLPWLDRSPVKSMRYKGWMSKLALVLFCISFVILGVLGVLSPTPERTLVSRICTAIYFGYFILMPFYTKLENTKVVPQRVAG; encoded by the coding sequence ATGAGCAAGTTCATGGAATGGGTCGATGCCCGCTTCCCCGCGACCAAGATGTGGGAAGACCATCTCAGCAAATATTACGCACCGAAGAACTTCAACGTTCTGTACTTCTTTGGCTCGTTGGCCTTGTTGGTGCTGGTCAACCAGATCCTGACCGGTATCTGGCTGACAATGAGTTTTGAGCCGTCCGCCGAAGGTGCATTCGCGTCTGTCGAATACATCATGCGTGACGTGGAGTACGGTTGGATCATTCGCTACTTGCACTCCACCGGTGCGTCAGCGTTCTTCGTCGTGGTCTATCTGCATATGTTCCGCGGCATCCTCTACGGTTCCTACCAGAAGCCGCGGGAGCTGGTGTGGATCTTCGGCATGATGATCTATCTGGCATTGATGGCTGAAGCCTTCATGGGTTATCTGCTGCCGTGGGGGCAGATGTCCTACTGGGGAGCGCAGGTGATCATTTCACTGTTCGGTGCCATCCCGGTCATCGGCGGTGATCTGACCCAGTGGATTCGTGGTGACTACCTGATTTCGGGAATAACCCTGAACCGCTTCTTCGCGTTGCATGTCATCGCATTGCCGATCGTGATTCTCGGGCTTGTCGTGCTGCATATCCTGGCATTGCACGAAGTTGGGTCGAACAACCCAATGGGCGTGGATATCAAGAAGAGCAAGAACGAGGCGGGCGTGCCGCTTGACGGTATTCCGTTCCATCCGTACTACACGGTAAAAGATATCGTCGGTGTGGTGGTGTTCCTGTTCGTATTCTGCGCCATCGTGTTCTTCTTCCCGGAAATGGGTGGTTATTTCCTCGAGAAGCCTAACTTCGAGGTGGCGAACGCCTTCAAGACCCCTGAGCATATCGCTCCCGTCTGGTACTTCACGCCGTACTACGCGATTCTTCGCGCGATCCCGGACAAGCTACTTGGCGTTATTGCGATGGGGGCCGCCATTGCTGTGTTGTTCGTGCTTCCTTGGCTGGATCGCAGTCCTGTCAAATCCATGCGCTACAAGGGCTGGATGAGCAAGCTCGCGCTGGTGCTGTTCTGCATTTCCTTCGTCATTCTCGGCGTGCTTGGCGTGCTTTCCCCTACGCCTGAGCGCACATTGGTATCTCGGATCTGTACTGCCATTTACTTCGGTTACTTCATCCTGATGCCGTTCTACACCAAGCTCGAGAACACCAAAGTAGTTCCGCAAAGGGTGGCTGGCTGA
- the petA gene encoding ubiquinol-cytochrome c reductase iron-sulfur subunit, with the protein MSNDGVNAGRRRFLVAATSVVGAAGAVGAAVPFVGSWFPSAKAKAAGAPVKVNISKIEPGQQMVAEWRGQPVFIVRRTEEVLANLGKLTDTVADPKSEASEQPTYVDPVVRSIKPEVLILVGLCTHLGCSPSFRPEVAPPDLGPEWLGGYFCPCHGSKYDLAGRVFKGQPAPLNLPVPPHTYETDALVVIGVDQESA; encoded by the coding sequence ATGAGCAATGACGGCGTGAATGCTGGCCGGCGTCGCTTCCTCGTAGCCGCTACTTCGGTAGTAGGTGCTGCAGGAGCGGTGGGTGCCGCGGTCCCGTTCGTGGGATCGTGGTTCCCGAGTGCCAAGGCCAAGGCAGCCGGTGCACCGGTTAAGGTAAATATCAGCAAGATCGAGCCAGGCCAGCAAATGGTTGCCGAGTGGCGCGGTCAGCCGGTGTTCATTGTGCGTCGTACCGAGGAGGTGCTGGCCAACCTGGGCAAGCTCACCGATACCGTCGCTGATCCGAAGTCCGAGGCGTCCGAGCAGCCGACATACGTGGATCCCGTGGTGCGCTCGATCAAGCCGGAGGTTCTCATCCTGGTTGGGTTGTGCACGCATCTTGGTTGCTCCCCGTCCTTCCGGCCGGAAGTGGCACCGCCTGATCTGGGGCCTGAGTGGCTCGGTGGTTATTTCTGTCCGTGCCATGGTTCGAAGTACGATTTGGCTGGCCGCGTGTTCAAGGGTCAGCCCGCTCCGCTGAACCTGCCGGTTCCCCCTCATACGTACGAGACGGACGCTTTGGTCGTCATTGGCGTTGATCAGGAGAGCGCATGA
- the rpsI gene encoding 30S ribosomal protein S9, which translates to MSATQNYGTGRRKTATARVFLRPGTGKISINNRELDNFFGRETARMVVRQPLELTETVEKFDIYVTVLGGGVSGQAGAIRHGITRALMEYDETLRPALRKAGFVTRDAREVERKKVGLRKARKRPQYSKR; encoded by the coding sequence ATGTCGGCGACTCAAAACTACGGCACTGGCCGTCGCAAGACTGCAACCGCGCGCGTATTCCTGCGCCCGGGTACTGGCAAGATCTCCATCAACAACCGCGAGCTGGACAACTTCTTCGGGCGTGAAACCGCTCGCATGGTGGTTCGTCAGCCTCTGGAACTGACTGAGACCGTCGAGAAGTTCGATATCTACGTCACCGTTCTTGGTGGTGGTGTGAGTGGTCAGGCCGGTGCGATCCGTCACGGTATCACTCGCGCTCTGATGGAATATGACGAGACTCTGCGTCCTGCTCTGCGCAAAGCCGGCTTCGTTACCCGCGATGCTCGCGAAGTCGAACGTAAGAAAGTCGGTCTGCGTAAAGCGCGTAAGCGTCCGCAGTACTCGAAGCGCTAA
- the rplM gene encoding 50S ribosomal protein L13 produces MKTFTAKPETVKRDWFVVDAAGQTLGRLATEIASRLRGKHKAEYTPHVDTGDYIVVINAEQVRVTGAKTTDKMYYSHSGFPGGIKSINFEKLIAKAPERVIETAVKGMLPKNPLGRDMYRKLKVYKGANHPHTAQQPQELKI; encoded by the coding sequence ATGAAGACTTTTACTGCTAAACCGGAAACCGTCAAGCGCGACTGGTTCGTCGTCGACGCTGCCGGCCAGACCCTGGGTCGTCTGGCAACCGAAATCGCTAGCCGCCTGCGTGGCAAGCACAAGGCGGAATACACCCCTCACGTCGATACCGGTGATTACATCGTCGTTATCAACGCCGAGCAAGTGCGTGTTACCGGTGCGAAGACCACCGACAAGATGTACTACTCTCACTCCGGTTTCCCGGGTGGCATCAAGTCGATCAACTTCGAGAAGCTGATCGCCAAGGCGCCAGAGCGTGTGATCGAGACCGCGGTCAAAGGCATGCTGCCTAAGAACCCGCTGGGTCGCGACATGTATCGTAAGCTGAAGGTGTATAAGGGTGCCAACCACCCGCATACCGCTCAGCAGCCCCAAGAACTGAAGATTTAA
- a CDS encoding NADP(H)-dependent aldo-keto reductase, giving the protein MERRQLGRTELKVSSLCLGSMTWGEQNDQDQAFAQLDRAKAAGINFIDTAEMYPVPPRAETYSTTERYIGNYFKNRGNRADWILASKIAGPGNGISHIRDGQLKMNRRHIVAALDASLQRLQTDWIDLYQLHWPERSTNFFGQLGYRHQEQDFTPIEETLDALDEQVKAGKIRHIGLSNETPWGTMKFLQLAESRGWPRAVSIQNPYNLLNRSFEVGLAEIAIREQCGLLAYSPLAFGMLSGKYEQGARPAGARITLFSRFARYLNPQAQAACSRYVALARQHDLDPAQMALAYVTQQPFVTSNIIGATSIEQLDSNIASIELQLPAEILEAIEAIHTEQPNPAP; this is encoded by the coding sequence ATGGAACGGCGCCAACTCGGACGTACCGAATTGAAAGTGAGCTCGCTGTGCCTGGGCAGCATGACCTGGGGCGAGCAAAACGATCAGGACCAAGCATTCGCACAACTTGATCGTGCCAAGGCCGCAGGCATTAACTTCATCGATACCGCCGAAATGTATCCGGTGCCGCCGCGCGCGGAGACCTACTCCACTACAGAGCGCTACATCGGCAACTACTTCAAGAACCGCGGAAACCGTGCAGACTGGATCCTGGCCAGCAAGATTGCCGGGCCTGGTAACGGCATCAGCCACATCCGTGACGGCCAGTTGAAAATGAATCGCCGGCATATCGTCGCCGCACTGGACGCCAGCTTGCAGCGCCTGCAGACAGACTGGATCGACCTGTATCAATTGCATTGGCCGGAACGCAGCACCAATTTCTTCGGCCAGCTCGGCTACCGTCACCAAGAGCAGGATTTTACGCCCATAGAGGAAACCCTCGACGCGCTCGACGAGCAGGTTAAGGCTGGAAAAATCCGCCACATCGGGCTTTCGAACGAAACCCCGTGGGGCACCATGAAGTTTTTGCAGCTCGCAGAATCCAGGGGCTGGCCGCGCGCCGTTTCGATCCAGAACCCTTACAATCTGCTCAATCGCTCCTTCGAGGTCGGCCTGGCCGAAATCGCCATTCGCGAGCAGTGTGGTCTGCTGGCGTACTCACCGCTAGCCTTCGGCATGCTCAGCGGCAAATACGAGCAAGGCGCGCGACCGGCCGGCGCGCGGATCACACTGTTCAGCCGCTTTGCACGCTACCTTAACCCTCAGGCGCAAGCAGCCTGCTCTCGCTATGTAGCACTGGCCCGACAGCATGACCTGGACCCAGCTCAAATGGCCTTGGCATACGTGACCCAGCAGCCCTTCGTTACCAGCAATATCATTGGCGCCACTTCAATCGAACAATTGGATAGCAACATCGCTAGCATCGAGCTGCAGCTACCCGCCGAGATACTCGAAGCTATAGAAGCTATTCACACCGAACAGCCCAACCCCGCTCCTTGA
- a CDS encoding energy-coupling factor ABC transporter permease: protein MIAAELLASSSLLLGWLLYGAGLALACLRAPWVELFSDTRRQHLLFGAVLAIFLLWLVRRDFDSGLSFHFIGLTAVTLLLDWPLAILAAFVAQLGLFITGHQQLEALGLNGVLLVLIPVTVTELCAIAVERTQPRNLFVYIFFSGFFAAGLAALLCILAGLGVLLADGRYPMPPWLDDFAGYIWLVMFPEAFINGTVVSALVVFYPDWMETFNRSRYLQAPWKDDSDKQA, encoded by the coding sequence ATGATCGCCGCAGAACTGCTCGCATCCTCCAGCCTATTGCTGGGCTGGTTGCTCTATGGAGCCGGATTGGCCCTAGCCTGCCTGCGGGCGCCCTGGGTGGAGCTGTTCAGCGACACCCGTCGTCAGCATCTGTTGTTCGGCGCAGTATTGGCAATCTTCCTGCTTTGGCTGGTTCGCCGGGATTTCGACTCTGGCCTGTCCTTCCATTTCATCGGCTTGACCGCTGTTACGCTGCTTCTGGACTGGCCGCTGGCAATTCTGGCCGCTTTTGTCGCCCAGCTTGGCCTTTTCATCACCGGCCATCAACAGCTCGAAGCCCTCGGCCTGAACGGCGTACTGCTCGTGCTCATACCGGTTACGGTGACAGAGCTCTGTGCGATCGCGGTCGAACGCACTCAGCCCCGCAACCTCTTCGTCTACATCTTCTTTTCGGGATTCTTTGCAGCCGGCCTCGCGGCGCTTCTCTGCATACTGGCCGGACTGGGGGTATTGTTAGCTGACGGCCGCTACCCGATGCCGCCCTGGCTGGACGACTTCGCCGGCTATATCTGGCTGGTGATGTTTCCCGAGGCGTTCATCAACGGAACCGTCGTGAGCGCACTGGTTGTGTTCTATCCAGACTGGATGGAAACCTTCAACCGCAGCCGCTACCTACAAGCCCCCTGGAAAGACGACAGCGACAAGCAGGCTTGA
- the yacG gene encoding DNA gyrase inhibitor YacG — protein sequence MSSTVVECPTCGAPVEWSVRSPNRPFCSERCKLIDLGAWASEEHAIPGNELEDDLFSEDKPPRQH from the coding sequence ATGAGTAGTACGGTTGTTGAATGCCCTACCTGTGGCGCACCGGTCGAGTGGAGCGTTAGGAGTCCGAATCGGCCGTTCTGTTCGGAACGTTGCAAGTTGATCGATCTTGGCGCCTGGGCTTCGGAAGAACATGCGATTCCGGGCAACGAACTCGAAGATGATCTGTTCTCCGAAGATAAACCACCGCGTCAGCATTGA
- the coaE gene encoding dephospho-CoA kinase (Dephospho-CoA kinase (CoaE) performs the final step in coenzyme A biosynthesis.), with translation MKPWVLGLTGGIGSGKSAVVEEFGRFGVHWVDADHAARWVVEPGRPALREIAGRFGETVLAADGSLDRAVLRELVFRDPEQRKWLEALLHPLIRQEVAEHLARATSPYAIMVSPLLVESGQYRQVDRVLVVDVPEALQLERAVRRDQSSEAQIRSILNAQAGREERLRHADDVLVNDRDLAWLESEVERLHNFYLTLRGGQE, from the coding sequence ATGAAGCCATGGGTGCTTGGTTTGACGGGCGGCATCGGCAGCGGCAAGAGCGCGGTGGTTGAAGAGTTCGGCAGGTTCGGGGTGCATTGGGTCGACGCCGATCATGCTGCGCGCTGGGTCGTTGAGCCAGGCAGACCTGCGCTGAGGGAGATCGCCGGACGTTTTGGCGAGACCGTTCTGGCCGCTGATGGCAGCCTGGACCGGGCAGTGCTGCGTGAGCTGGTGTTCCGCGACCCGGAACAACGCAAGTGGCTCGAGGCGCTACTGCATCCGCTGATTCGTCAGGAAGTCGCTGAGCATCTCGCTCGGGCGACATCTCCTTACGCCATCATGGTGTCGCCGCTACTGGTGGAGTCCGGCCAGTATCGTCAGGTCGATCGTGTGCTGGTAGTCGACGTGCCTGAAGCATTGCAGTTGGAGCGTGCCGTCCGGCGTGATCAATCCAGCGAAGCGCAAATTCGGTCCATTCTTAACGCTCAAGCCGGCCGCGAGGAGCGCTTGCGTCATGCCGATGATGTCCTGGTCAATGACCGCGATCTGGCATGGCTGGAAAGTGAAGTGGAGCGTTTGCATAATTTCTATCTGACGCTACGAGGAGGTCAGGAATGA
- a CDS encoding prepilin peptidase: protein MDVVTFLASNTLAFVLCTLVLGLLVGSFLNVVIHRLPIMMQRDWRAQAREFLELPAEPAATFNLILPNSHCPHCDHEIRPWENIPLASWLALRGKCSSCRAPIAKRYPLIELLCGLLSAYVACHFGFSWQAGAMLLLTWGLLAMSMIDVDHQLLPDSIVLPLLWLGLIVNQFGLFATLPDALWGAIAGYLSLWLVYWLFKLVTGKEGMGYGDFKLLAMLGAWGGWQVLPLTILLSSVVGAVLGTIMLRVQKADSGTAIPFGPYLAIAGWIALLWGDRITSSYLQFAQF, encoded by the coding sequence ATGGATGTGGTGACTTTTCTGGCCAGCAATACGCTGGCCTTTGTTTTATGCACGTTGGTGCTCGGCCTATTGGTTGGCAGTTTTCTCAACGTCGTAATCCATCGCCTGCCGATCATGATGCAGCGCGATTGGCGCGCTCAGGCTCGAGAGTTTCTGGAACTGCCTGCCGAGCCAGCTGCGACATTTAATCTGATCCTTCCAAATTCCCATTGCCCGCATTGCGATCACGAGATACGCCCGTGGGAGAACATCCCGTTGGCGAGCTGGCTGGCGTTGCGCGGCAAGTGTTCTTCTTGCCGCGCGCCGATCGCTAAGCGCTACCCGTTGATCGAACTGCTCTGCGGGCTGTTGTCCGCCTACGTCGCCTGTCATTTCGGTTTTTCCTGGCAGGCTGGTGCGATGTTGCTTCTGACCTGGGGGTTGCTGGCGATGAGCATGATTGATGTCGATCATCAGCTGTTGCCCGACTCCATCGTGCTGCCGCTGCTTTGGCTGGGGTTGATCGTCAATCAGTTCGGGCTGTTTGCTACGTTGCCTGACGCGCTTTGGGGGGCGATTGCCGGCTATCTCAGTCTTTGGTTGGTGTACTGGCTGTTCAAGCTGGTGACTGGCAAAGAGGGCATGGGTTACGGCGATTTCAAGTTGCTGGCGATGCTAGGAGCTTGGGGCGGCTGGCAGGTTTTGCCGCTGACCATCCTGCTGTCATCTGTAGTGGGCGCGGTGTTGGGTACGATCATGCTGCGTGTGCAGAAGGCCGATAGCGGCACCGCCATTCCTTTTGGGCCGTATCTGGCGATCGCTGGTTGGATCGCGCTGCTGTGGGGTGACCGGATCACCTCAAGCTATCTTCAATTCGCCCAGTTCTGA